A section of the Nitrospira sp. genome encodes:
- a CDS encoding glycogen debranching enzyme family protein, giving the protein MTLSVPPEQLQDSDALISREWLVTNGLGGYASGTLLGAPTRRYHGMFVPDLPSPWGRTVMIPRLDEEVVVDGESMLLSGVEFENGRLQSDLTKVISAFTREWQTPVWRCSFNGRRLEKRVIMPYGHNSVYVEYRLREGDPVRVRLRPFVTFRMLDAPLHDARKPPFPLTVLDGRYELFLCEHAPSLKMCLRPQAGVFVADSLLSPGVSYRVDRDRGSEHVESLTSPGYFSADLTTDRPIAFVASTEPWEHLEFAPEEIFEAEAQRLNKLLAEGQDRTPDDMEGWLTLAADQFIVLPGSRMEEQALARASGDEARTVIAGYHWFTDWGRDTMISLEGLTLCTGRCQEARSILRTFANYIHDGLVPNLFPEGQRKALYHTVDATLWYFHAVDRYHQVTGDNETLSALRPVLKSVIEHHVKGTDFGIGVDPHDGLLQAGAEGYQLTWMDAKVDGWVVTPRRGKPVEIQALWYNALRCMVRWGEIAGEETSQWEAMASRARHSFNERFWRPDEGCLFDVIDGEQGDDASFRPNQILSIALHHPILDEPRWRPVVDAVEHKLLTPVGLRSLSRDHRDYKPMYYGDLRDRDAAYHQGTVWAWLIGPFVDAWLKVYKDAAKARDFLGGFRSHLLEDGIGTVSEIFDAEPPYHARGCIAQAWSVAELLRIYRKTRQALEQA; this is encoded by the coding sequence ATGACGCTCTCAGTGCCTCCGGAGCAGCTTCAGGACAGCGATGCCCTGATTTCCAGAGAATGGCTGGTGACGAATGGGCTCGGCGGCTACGCCTCCGGAACCTTGCTCGGTGCCCCGACTCGCCGTTACCACGGGATGTTCGTGCCCGATCTTCCCTCGCCCTGGGGGCGGACGGTCATGATTCCCCGGTTGGACGAAGAAGTTGTGGTGGATGGAGAGTCCATGCTCCTCAGCGGGGTCGAGTTTGAAAATGGACGCTTGCAAAGCGACCTGACGAAGGTCATCAGCGCATTTACCCGCGAGTGGCAGACTCCGGTCTGGCGTTGCTCATTCAATGGCCGGCGACTGGAGAAGCGTGTCATCATGCCGTACGGGCATAACTCGGTGTATGTGGAATACCGGTTGCGGGAGGGTGATCCGGTCCGCGTTCGTCTCCGACCGTTCGTAACCTTTCGCATGTTGGACGCACCGCTTCATGACGCGAGAAAGCCTCCCTTTCCGCTCACGGTGCTCGACGGTCGTTATGAACTATTCCTGTGTGAACATGCGCCGTCGTTAAAAATGTGTCTGCGCCCTCAGGCCGGAGTTTTCGTGGCCGACTCGTTGCTCAGTCCGGGAGTATCCTACCGCGTGGACCGGGATCGCGGGTCCGAGCATGTCGAAAGCCTCACCAGTCCGGGGTATTTCAGCGCGGATCTGACGACCGATCGGCCGATCGCGTTTGTCGCCAGCACCGAACCGTGGGAGCACCTCGAGTTTGCTCCCGAGGAAATTTTTGAAGCGGAAGCGCAGCGGCTAAACAAATTGCTGGCCGAGGGACAAGATCGAACTCCGGACGATATGGAGGGCTGGCTGACGCTTGCAGCCGACCAGTTTATCGTCCTACCCGGTTCACGCATGGAAGAGCAGGCGCTGGCAAGGGCTTCGGGGGATGAAGCGCGGACGGTCATCGCCGGCTATCATTGGTTCACGGACTGGGGCCGCGACACGATGATCAGTTTGGAGGGGCTCACGCTCTGTACCGGCCGCTGTCAAGAAGCGCGGTCGATTCTTCGCACCTTCGCCAATTATATCCATGATGGACTGGTGCCCAATCTGTTCCCGGAAGGGCAGCGAAAGGCCCTCTACCATACCGTGGACGCGACGCTCTGGTATTTTCATGCAGTGGATCGCTATCACCAGGTGACCGGCGACAACGAGACCCTGTCGGCGCTGCGACCTGTTTTGAAGTCCGTCATCGAACACCATGTGAAGGGAACCGATTTCGGTATCGGAGTAGATCCGCACGATGGGCTCCTGCAGGCCGGGGCAGAGGGCTACCAACTCACCTGGATGGATGCGAAGGTAGACGGGTGGGTGGTGACGCCCCGTCGAGGCAAGCCGGTAGAAATTCAGGCGCTCTGGTATAACGCGCTCCGGTGCATGGTGCGGTGGGGTGAGATCGCCGGGGAGGAAACAAGCCAGTGGGAGGCGATGGCGTCCCGGGCGCGACACTCTTTCAACGAGCGTTTTTGGCGGCCGGATGAGGGCTGTTTGTTCGATGTCATCGACGGCGAGCAGGGCGATGACGCCAGCTTTCGCCCGAACCAGATTCTCTCGATTGCCCTGCACCACCCGATCCTTGACGAACCGCGGTGGCGCCCGGTGGTCGATGCCGTGGAACACAAACTGCTGACGCCGGTGGGCCTGCGCAGCCTCTCGCGCGACCATCGCGATTATAAACCGATGTATTACGGAGACCTCCGCGACCGGGATGCCGCCTATCACCAAGGTACCGTCTGGGCCTGGCTGATCGGGCCTTTTGTCGACGCCTGGCTCAAGGTCTACAAGGATGCTGCCAAGGCGAGAGATTTCTTGGGAGGCTTCCGCTCCCATTTGCTCGAGGACGGTATCGGCACGGTGAGCGAGATTTTCGATGCAGAGCCTCCCTACCATGCACGAGGATGCATCGCCCAAGCCTGGAGCGTCGCGGAACTCTTGCGGATCTATAGGAAAACGCGACAGGCGTTGGAGCAGGCGTGA